The bacterium genome includes a window with the following:
- a CDS encoding choice-of-anchor Q domain-containing protein codes for MRVLWLVLVGISMLWLSITPSDGAEYHVNQDGTGDFLSIKVAVNVAATDGDTIIVHPGTYYENVDFWGPKVSLRSLDPDDPSIVEGTVIDGGWNDSVVTFNGNEDESCVLSGFTITNGRGHSGGGICGTKSVFNFRAFPRTKATVTNCGIVNNAANDGGGIAHCDGRIANCVIAGNSADLSCGGRGGGIYDCRAAITSCEIIDNFAGCGGGLADCSGTISLCTIIGNVGTPLGGGGASCCDGQIHGCVISNNHARGAGGGGLLSCGAAITSCTMWNNSADGDGASACECKGPISNCIIWRNNTGVEVGGDLDGCSTPSFSCILGWTGGGEGNISDDPVLAAPEDGDFRLSPGSPCIDAGSNWSVVGQTDFDGHPRIINGTVDMGAYEYPNGFYVKVQATREVYFAKEMLILNLEGGNFGPRVWVDLYAAIKAPYGPLLYLPTLGSEPQPWFQELSLPSGFHQEPFEAFSYVFSGMEPNGTYPIYYLFVPSVPVGSAISPGKSEFRYRRHRERALEVSQDGSADFLSIQEAIDAALEGETVVVHPGTYYENIQLRGCDITVQSLDPDDPAIVESTVIDGGGNGSVVRFSGLEDGSCVLSGFTIVNGKSFDGGGVHGADTLASVTNCRFLDNTATAWGGAIYECHGAIVNCVIMGNSAYEGAGLCSCYGLISNCLILHNTAGFQGGGMYDCGGRISSCTVSGNIAESYSGGGIGNCPASIVNCIVWGNDAPYWAPDLDDVGSCSYCLIGVWFEDRWNIVGEDPRFVTGPLGDWYLGRGSPCIDAGYGTAEDAGLSDRTTQADATPDTATVDIGYHYPICSGEEVGGCRH; via the coding sequence GTGAGAGTGTTATGGCTTGTTTTGGTGGGAATATCGATGTTGTGGCTATCGATTACGCCATCCGATGGCGCGGAATATCACGTGAACCAGGACGGCACAGGGGATTTTCTGTCGATAAAGGTGGCGGTTAACGTTGCAGCGACGGACGGCGATACGATAATCGTCCATCCGGGGACCTACTATGAGAACGTAGACTTCTGGGGGCCCAAGGTTAGCTTGCGGTCCTTGGATCCGGATGATCCGAGCATTGTAGAAGGGACCGTGATTGATGGTGGTTGGAACGATTCCGTCGTGACATTCAATGGTAATGAAGACGAAAGCTGCGTTCTATCTGGGTTCACGATCACCAACGGGAGGGGTCACTCCGGGGGAGGGATATGCGGCACGAAGTCGGTCTTTAACTTTCGAGCTTTCCCCCGAACAAAAGCGACCGTGACCAATTGCGGAATCGTCAACAACGCTGCAAATGATGGAGGCGGCATAGCGCATTGCGATGGAAGAATTGCTAACTGCGTGATTGCAGGCAATTCGGCTGACCTGTCCTGCGGAGGCCGCGGAGGCGGCATTTACGACTGTCGTGCAGCCATAACCTCTTGTGAGATCATTGATAACTTCGCGGGTTGTGGCGGAGGGCTGGCTGATTGCAGTGGGACCATCAGCCTATGTACGATAATCGGTAATGTAGGCACCCCTCTGGGTGGGGGAGGTGCATCTTGCTGTGATGGCCAGATTCATGGTTGCGTGATAAGTAACAATCACGCAAGAGGGGCCGGTGGAGGAGGGCTACTTTCTTGCGGCGCCGCGATCACCAGCTGCACCATGTGGAATAACTCGGCAGATGGTGATGGAGCGAGCGCTTGTGAGTGCAAGGGCCCAATCTCAAACTGCATCATCTGGCGCAACAATACAGGGGTAGAAGTAGGAGGTGACCTAGATGGCTGTTCCACGCCGTCATTCTCGTGCATTTTGGGCTGGACGGGGGGTGGGGAGGGTAATATATCTGACGACCCGGTCCTAGCTGCACCAGAGGACGGAGACTTTCGTCTTTCACCGGGCTCGCCATGCATTGATGCCGGGAGCAACTGGTCAGTGGTAGGTCAAACTGACTTCGACGGACACCCGCGCATAATCAACGGCACCGTAGATATGGGTGCATACGAGTATCCAAACGGTTTCTACGTGAAGGTCCAAGCCACAAGAGAGGTATACTTCGCCAAGGAGATGCTGATCCTGAATCTTGAAGGCGGCAACTTCGGTCCAAGAGTCTGGGTTGACCTTTATGCGGCGATTAAAGCGCCCTACGGGCCGCTGCTGTACCTCCCTACTCTGGGGAGTGAGCCTCAGCCTTGGTTCCAAGAATTGAGCCTCCCCTCGGGATTCCATCAGGAACCGTTCGAGGCCTTTTCCTATGTATTCTCCGGCATGGAACCGAACGGCACGTACCCTATATATTACTTGTTTGTCCCAAGTGTGCCCGTTGGGTCAGCCATCAGCCCTGGCAAGTCGGAATTCAGATACCGGCGGCATCGCGAGAGGGCTCTGGAGGTCAGTCAAGACGGCTCAGCTGACTTTCTGTCGATTCAAGAGGCCATAGATGCTGCTCTCGAAGGAGAGACGGTTGTTGTGCATCCGGGCACATATTACGAGAACATTCAGCTTCGCGGATGCGACATAACCGTGCAGTCGTTAGATCCGGACGATCCGGCGATCGTTGAATCCACGGTGATCGATGGCGGAGGTAACGGTTCTGTTGTTCGATTCTCAGGGCTGGAGGATGGCAGCTGTGTCTTGTCCGGGTTTACCATTGTGAACGGGAAGTCCTTTGATGGTGGAGGAGTTCATGGCGCGGACACCCTGGCCAGTGTCACCAACTGCAGATTCCTCGATAACACGGCGACGGCGTGGGGGGGAGCGATATATGAGTGCCATGGTGCGATCGTGAACTGTGTGATCATGGGCAATTCAGCTTACGAAGGGGCAGGTTTGTGCTCCTGCTATGGCTTGATATCGAACTGCCTGATCTTGCATAACACAGCTGGGTTCCAGGGCGGCGGAATGTACGACTGCGGAGGTAGAATAAGCAGCTGCACGGTGAGTGGTAACATCGCCGAGTCTTATTCCGGCGGCGGGATCGGGAATTGCCCTGCGAGCATCGTGAACTGCATCGTCTGGGGTAACGATGCGCCGTACTGGGCACCGGACCTGGACGATGTTGGGTCATGTTCATACTGCTTGATAGGGGTTTGGTTTGAGGACCGCTGGAACATTGTGGGGGAAGACCCGAGGTTTGTTACCGGCCCGCTGGGCGATTGGTACCTGGGTCGAGGAAGCCCGTGTATCGACGCTGGTTATGGCACAGCCGAAGATGCAGGCCTTTCGGACCGGACGACGCAGGCGGACGCCACCCCGGACACAGCCACTGTGGACATAGGGTACCATTATCCAATATGCAGCGGGGAAGAGGTTGGCGGATGCAGACACTAG
- a CDS encoding type II toxin-antitoxin system HicB family antitoxin, translating into MRFIVTFERDEDGMIVVECPSIPGCVSQGKTEQEALHNIKDAIRQCLEVRAERGMPLTVSMREVEVLV; encoded by the coding sequence TTGAGATTCATTGTAACATTTGAGCGCGACGAGGACGGCATGATTGTCGTCGAATGCCCTTCAATTCCCGGATGCGTCAGTCAGGGCAAGACGGAGCAAGAGGCGCTTCACAACATCAAAGACGCGATAAGGCAGTGCCTTGAAGTCCGGGCTGAGCGGGGAATGCCACTTACAGTATCGATGCGTGAGGTGGAGGTTCTCGTTTAG
- a CDS encoding SPFH domain-containing protein: protein MGAGIVIVAVVALFIIIFAARGLVIVQQAETLVIERLGKFDRMLQSGINVIWPIVDKPRQIEWRFTREDGRGHKIVIMRLVKRIDLRETVYDFPRQNVITKDNVVTEINALLYFQITDPVKAVYEIANLPDAIEKLTQTTLRNVIGELDLDETLTSRDTINNKLRQILDEATDKWGVKVNRVELQDINPPQDIRDAMEKQMRAERDRRATILIAEGDKRSRILEAEGVKESKINRAEGEKRAKVLMAEGQAEARVKVASAEAEAINMVTKAIAESKGDPANYLIAVRYLDTLKEMVSGKDNKVVYLPFEATGVLSSIGGIKEMLEGVGNRKET, encoded by the coding sequence GTGGGCGCCGGAATAGTTATCGTTGCAGTAGTAGCCCTTTTCATCATCATTTTCGCAGCACGGGGGCTGGTAATTGTCCAGCAGGCTGAAACGCTCGTAATCGAGCGGCTGGGCAAGTTCGACAGGATGCTCCAATCTGGCATCAACGTGATCTGGCCGATCGTCGACAAGCCGAGGCAGATCGAGTGGCGGTTCACTCGCGAGGACGGGCGGGGCCACAAGATAGTTATCATGCGGCTTGTGAAACGCATCGACCTGCGTGAGACGGTCTATGATTTTCCTCGTCAGAACGTCATCACCAAGGACAACGTGGTTACCGAGATCAATGCGCTGCTCTATTTCCAGATCACGGACCCCGTAAAGGCTGTCTATGAGATCGCAAACCTGCCGGATGCGATCGAGAAGCTGACGCAGACGACGTTGAGGAACGTGATCGGCGAGCTTGACCTGGACGAGACCCTCACGTCCCGCGACACGATCAACAACAAGCTGCGTCAGATACTTGACGAGGCGACGGACAAGTGGGGCGTCAAGGTCAATCGCGTGGAGCTTCAGGACATCAATCCGCCCCAGGACATCAGGGATGCGATGGAGAAGCAGATGCGTGCCGAGCGAGACCGGCGAGCCACAATCTTGATAGCGGAGGGCGACAAGCGGTCAAGGATTCTGGAGGCGGAGGGCGTCAAAGAGTCCAAGATCAACCGGGCTGAAGGCGAGAAGCGGGCAAAGGTATTGATGGCAGAGGGGCAGGCTGAGGCCCGCGTGAAGGTCGCAAGCGCAGAGGCGGAGGCGATCAACATGGTCACGAAGGCAATTGCCGAGAGCAAGGGTGACCCCGCAAACTACCTCATCGCTGTCCGCTACCTCGACACGCTGAAGGAGATGGTCTCCGGCAAAGACAACAAGGTTGTTTATCTGCCGTTTGAGGCGACCGGCGTCCTCAGCTCAATCGGTGGCATCAAAGAGATGCTGGAGGGTGTAGGCAACAGGAAGGAGACATAG
- a CDS encoding NfeD family protein, which produces MESWQIWVIVGVLLLIMEIFTPGFVVACFGVACLVAAIFAAFDVSFTIEVVVFCVASLVAFFTVRPLFVKRIYRSDKDAAVRTNVDALAGKVGLVTERIDPSVGKGRAALGGDDWRATSTDDSVIERGERVEVIRVEGTKLFVKSIAKNQEE; this is translated from the coding sequence GTGGAGAGCTGGCAGATTTGGGTTATCGTCGGAGTGCTGCTCCTTATCATGGAGATATTTACGCCCGGCTTCGTCGTGGCGTGTTTTGGCGTGGCATGTCTGGTGGCCGCTATTTTCGCCGCATTCGACGTGAGTTTTACCATTGAAGTAGTCGTCTTTTGCGTTGCCTCGTTGGTTGCGTTCTTCACAGTCAGGCCGCTTTTCGTCAAGCGTATTTATCGTTCTGATAAGGATGCTGCGGTGAGAACGAACGTTGATGCGCTTGCGGGCAAGGTTGGTCTCGTTACCGAGAGAATAGACCCCTCTGTCGGCAAAGGTAGGGCAGCTTTGGGCGGCGATGATTGGAGGGCAACGTCAACTGACGATTCTGTGATCGAGAGGGGAGAGAGGGTTGAGGTCATTCGAGTTGAGGGGACCAAGCTGTTTGTCAAAAGCATTGCGAAGAACCAGGAGGAGTGA
- a CDS encoding cupin domain-containing protein — MGKKTEYHINTDVEFGPLERIDLAELERACEHEWFNQTLCRVNDSVVRLGILKGEFHWHRHEKEEEFFYVVKGCLLIDLEGRTIELSSHQGTVVPRGVIHRPRAPERTVVLMVEAATVTPIGDD; from the coding sequence ATGGGGAAGAAAACAGAATACCATATAAACACAGACGTCGAATTCGGCCCTCTAGAACGTATTGATCTGGCGGAGCTCGAGCGGGCCTGCGAACACGAATGGTTCAACCAGACGCTCTGCCGAGTCAACGACTCTGTGGTGCGTCTCGGAATCCTAAAGGGTGAGTTCCATTGGCATCGGCACGAAAAAGAAGAGGAGTTCTTCTACGTTGTTAAAGGGTGTTTGCTCATTGATTTGGAAGGCCGAACGATAGAACTGTCCTCGCATCAGGGGACAGTGGTTCCAAGGGGCGTCATCCATCGCCCGCGCGCTCCAGAGCGCACGGTGGTTCTAATGGTGGAAGCGGCTACGGTCACCCCGATAGGGGATGATTAG